The Methanobrevibacter millerae genomic interval ATCATTTTGCAGAATGAGAGATAATCGCTATAACGGTAATGATTGTTATCGGAAATAGGAGCCTACACCATATAATGGTAAAGTATTTTTCTGCGTAATGTTAATCACCTAAAAGTTTATATATTCAAAAAAGTTAATATACTTTAGATAAAATTAATTAAACACAAGTAAGTAACAGAGGTTTTTATGAAATATTCAAAAATCCTATGCCATAGACTGCCTGAAAGGAGTTTTCATTACAGGAATCATCAGTTCCCGGTTTGTGCAAGGTGCACCGGATTCTACACGGGTTTAGCAGTGTTTTTAATCTATAATTACTTTTTCACCGTACATTATAGCTTAACTTTATTGATAATCTCAATAATATTAAT includes:
- a CDS encoding DUF2085 domain-containing protein, with protein sequence MKYSKILCHRLPERSFHYRNHQFPVCARCTGFYTGLAVFLIYNYFFTVHYSLTLLIISIILMIPAAADGFTQLFGWRESNNNLRFLTGFIGGIGLIIFMKIAIRITYYLIGVYL